Proteins encoded in a region of the Chryseobacterium piperi genome:
- a CDS encoding HipA family kinase, whose product MLDLRTVTVMRYILPLREGGSLPALAEADDDFKYVLKFRGAGHGVKMLISELLGGKITEVLGLKIPELVFINLDVDFGRTEADEEIQDLLKSSEGLNLGLHYLSGSITYDPGVVIDPLLASKIVWLDAFITNIDRTYKNTNLLMWHKELWVIDNGASFYFHHSWQNFDAAAKTPFKYVKDHVLLPKATKLDEADRWAHEVLNDTIFRQIVNLIPDDWLHWDDADETPEEIREVYFQFMKTRLENSQIFVNEAKNARG is encoded by the coding sequence ATGTTGGATTTAAGAACAGTCACTGTAATGCGTTATATTCTGCCATTAAGGGAAGGAGGATCTCTTCCTGCTCTGGCTGAAGCTGATGACGACTTCAAATATGTATTAAAATTCCGTGGTGCAGGCCATGGTGTTAAAATGTTGATCTCAGAGCTTTTGGGAGGCAAAATAACCGAAGTTTTGGGGTTAAAAATTCCGGAACTGGTTTTCATTAACCTTGATGTTGATTTTGGAAGAACAGAAGCCGATGAAGAGATTCAGGATTTATTGAAGTCTTCAGAAGGTCTCAATCTAGGACTTCATTATCTTTCAGGTTCGATTACTTATGATCCCGGAGTGGTCATTGATCCCCTTTTAGCTTCAAAGATTGTCTGGCTGGATGCCTTTATCACCAATATCGACCGGACCTATAAAAACACCAATCTATTGATGTGGCATAAAGAGCTTTGGGTAATAGACAACGGAGCTTCATTTTACTTTCATCACTCATGGCAAAACTTTGATGCCGCAGCCAAAACCCCTTTTAAGTATGTAAAGGATCACGTTCTACTTCCCAAAGCAACCAAGCTGGATGAAGCTGACCGCTGGGCACATGAGGTATTGAACGATACAATATTCAGGCAAATTGTCAATTTAATACCGGACGATTGGTTGCATTGGGACGATGCCGACGAAACCCCTGAAGAGATCCGGGAGGTATATTTCCAATTTATGAAAACAAGACTGGAGAATTCACAAATCTTTGTAAACGAAGCGAAAAATGCAAGAGGATAA
- a CDS encoding DUF3037 domain-containing protein has product MQEDKIYEYAVIRLVPKVEREEFFNIGLVMFSKKEKFIKVDFHLCRDKFNLMHNELDYDDIVQNMESFKKIANGDKEGGPIALLDIPERFRWLIAVRSSVIQTSRPHPGKSKDLEKTFGKLFEELVK; this is encoded by the coding sequence ATGCAAGAGGATAAAATATACGAATACGCCGTTATACGTTTGGTACCCAAAGTTGAAAGAGAAGAATTTTTCAACATTGGGCTGGTGATGTTTTCAAAGAAAGAGAAATTTATCAAAGTGGATTTTCATTTATGTCGCGATAAATTCAACCTGATGCATAATGAGCTGGATTATGATGACATCGTTCAAAATATGGAAAGCTTTAAAAAAATTGCCAATGGAGATAAAGAAGGAGGTCCTATAGCTTTACTGGATATCCCTGAACGCTTCCGGTGGCTAATAGCTGTACGAAGTTCAGTAATCCAGACCTCAAGACCTCATCCAGGTAAATCCAAAGATCTGGAAAAGACTTTTGGTAAACTTTTTGAGGAGTTAGTAAAATAG
- a CDS encoding alpha/beta hydrolase, protein MKLSTDHTLLHRFFLNLFFIVFLGLSNWGFAQDPVTIQKKKSIQLFEKTNVSENIVYKTNGNGHSVALDIYSPKGNSIEKFPVLIYIHGGGWVEGDKIIRANNYVESTILKLVEQQYAVISINYTLVSKDVHFPLPVQDTKDAIRWVRKNAEKYHFDTNNIGLFGTSAGAHLSLLSAYTQDNEFIGDPELSSYSAKVNYVVNNFGPTDLNKLLKTRVGKVGAFIVSLFSKKIVDLREKLILGISGYDINKDKRKIIEYFETISPVSYVGSATPTLILQGNRDKIVPLHQSKILHHKLINEGVKNTLTIVDGGDHGFRTTNQAYLDQLVDEMVRFIISQKK, encoded by the coding sequence ATGAAATTATCTACTGACCATACATTACTACACAGGTTTTTTCTAAACCTGTTTTTTATTGTATTCCTAGGACTTTCTAATTGGGGGTTTGCACAAGATCCTGTTACTATACAGAAGAAAAAGAGCATACAGCTTTTTGAAAAAACCAATGTTTCAGAAAATATAGTTTATAAAACCAATGGTAATGGTCATTCAGTTGCTTTAGATATTTATAGTCCCAAAGGAAATTCAATTGAAAAATTCCCGGTTCTGATCTATATTCATGGCGGAGGCTGGGTGGAAGGTGATAAAATAATCCGTGCGAATAACTATGTTGAAAGTACAATTTTGAAATTAGTAGAACAGCAATATGCAGTAATCAGCATCAACTACACCTTGGTCAGTAAAGATGTTCATTTTCCTTTGCCTGTTCAGGATACTAAGGATGCGATAAGATGGGTAAGAAAAAATGCAGAAAAATATCATTTCGATACCAATAATATAGGCCTTTTCGGAACTTCAGCCGGAGCCCATCTTTCATTACTCTCAGCGTATACCCAGGACAATGAATTTATTGGAGATCCTGAGTTGTCTTCCTATTCTGCAAAAGTAAATTATGTAGTCAATAATTTCGGGCCAACCGATCTTAATAAACTCCTCAAAACCCGTGTAGGAAAAGTAGGTGCTTTTATTGTAAGTCTGTTCTCAAAAAAAATTGTAGATCTCAGGGAAAAGCTGATTCTCGGAATTTCGGGGTATGATATCAATAAAGATAAAAGAAAAATCATCGAATATTTTGAAACGATATCTCCTGTAAGCTATGTCGGTTCAGCAACCCCTACATTAATATTACAAGGCAATAGAGACAAAATTGTCCCTTTACACCAATCTAAAATACTCCACCATAAACTTATTAATGAAGGTGTAAAGAATACGCTAACTATAGTTGATGGAGGCGATCATGGGTTCAGAACCACAAACCAGGCCTATCTTGATCAGCTGGTTGATGAGATGGTTCGTTTTATTATTTCACAGAAAAAGTAA